One window of the Candidatus Sulfotelmatobacter sp. genome contains the following:
- a CDS encoding D-glycerate dehydrogenase: MKPRVVVTRRIPDDGIALLRSYFDVDENRDDRPYTPDELAARAAEADALVALLTDRVDEALLARSPKLKIVANVAVGYDNIDLAAAARHGVAVTNTPGVLTDATADFAFTLLLATARRVAEADRYVRAGRFKGWLMMGFLGGDLNGATLGIAGFGRIGQAVARRGRGFGMQIVYQDEQPAPEALEAELGARRVDKDTLLEHSDYVSLHVPLLPTTRQYIGELELRKMKRTAYLVNTSRGPVVDEAALAKALRAGEIAGAGLDVFEREPEVHPELLTLENVVLAPHIASATVGTRTKMALIAAENAIAAVSGKTPPNLVRA; the protein is encoded by the coding sequence GTGAAACCTCGGGTTGTCGTGACGCGCCGCATCCCCGATGACGGGATCGCCCTCTTGCGTTCGTACTTCGACGTCGACGAGAACCGGGACGACCGTCCGTATACCCCGGACGAGTTGGCCGCACGCGCGGCGGAAGCCGATGCCCTGGTCGCGCTCCTGACCGACCGCGTCGACGAAGCCTTGCTGGCACGCAGCCCGAAACTGAAAATCGTCGCCAACGTCGCGGTCGGCTACGACAACATCGACCTGGCCGCGGCCGCGCGCCACGGGGTGGCGGTGACGAACACCCCCGGCGTGCTGACCGACGCGACGGCGGACTTCGCCTTCACGCTGCTGCTGGCGACGGCGCGGCGCGTCGCCGAGGCCGATCGCTACGTGCGCGCGGGGCGCTTCAAAGGCTGGCTGATGATGGGCTTCTTGGGCGGCGATCTGAACGGGGCGACCCTGGGCATCGCGGGCTTCGGCCGCATCGGTCAGGCGGTCGCCCGCCGTGGCCGCGGGTTCGGGATGCAGATCGTCTACCAGGACGAACAGCCCGCGCCGGAGGCGCTCGAAGCCGAGCTGGGCGCGCGGCGCGTCGACAAGGACACACTGCTCGAGCACAGCGACTACGTCTCGCTGCACGTGCCGCTGCTCCCGACGACGCGTCAGTACATCGGCGAGCTCGAGCTGCGGAAGATGAAGCGCACCGCGTACCTGGTCAACACCTCGCGCGGACCGGTCGTCGACGAGGCGGCGCTCGCGAAAGCGCTGCGCGCGGGCGAGATCGCCGGCGCCGGACTCGACGTCTTCGAGCGCGAGCCCGAGGTGCACCCCGAGCTGCTGACGCTCGAGAACGTCGTGCTCGCGCCGCACATCGCCTCGGCGACGGTCGGCACGCGCACGAAGATGGCGCTGATCGCCGCCGAGAACGCGATCGCCGCCGTCAGCGGGAAGACGCCGCCCAACCTCGTGCGCGCATAG
- a CDS encoding alpha/beta fold hydrolase, with amino-acid sequence MKKLVRPLLAGAGVTGAVAAANRALSNAPLPTNALGGTRVPWTWRGHEIFATQAGEGPPVVLVHGIYAGASSFEFHRLFGLLARHHRVVAFDLLGCGLSDKPRLRYDTELFVDQIAEALVRFGDGPVCVVASSLGAAFAIRAAVRDPDRIERLAVICPAGLAGMLDRPATTPGTTLTTLIRTPILGEAMFNVLASKASLRWFLQHRVYADPASVTDQIVDHYYAVTHQPGARYVPAAFVGGRLDCQIARDLPFLSTPLLVLWGERASVLAPRSNADEFLRLTRNARLVTFANSGLLPHEEEPELVDEALAAFLAVPHAAA; translated from the coding sequence GTGAAGAAGCTCGTCCGTCCGCTCCTCGCCGGTGCCGGGGTCACCGGTGCGGTCGCCGCCGCCAACCGCGCGCTCAGCAACGCACCGCTCCCGACGAACGCCCTGGGCGGGACGCGCGTCCCGTGGACGTGGCGCGGCCACGAGATCTTCGCCACCCAGGCCGGCGAGGGTCCGCCCGTCGTGCTCGTGCACGGCATCTATGCCGGCGCGTCCTCGTTCGAGTTCCACCGCCTGTTCGGGCTGCTCGCTCGGCACCATCGCGTCGTCGCCTTCGACCTGCTCGGTTGCGGCTTGTCGGACAAACCGCGCCTGCGCTACGACACCGAGCTGTTCGTCGACCAGATCGCCGAGGCGTTGGTGCGGTTCGGGGACGGACCGGTCTGCGTCGTCGCCTCGTCACTGGGTGCGGCGTTCGCGATCCGCGCCGCCGTTCGCGACCCGGATCGGATCGAACGGCTCGCCGTCATCTGTCCCGCCGGCCTCGCCGGCATGCTCGATCGCCCGGCCACCACGCCCGGTACCACGCTGACGACCCTCATCCGCACGCCGATCCTCGGCGAGGCGATGTTCAACGTGCTGGCCTCGAAGGCGTCGCTGCGCTGGTTCTTGCAGCACCGCGTGTACGCCGATCCGGCCAGCGTGACCGATCAGATCGTCGACCACTACTACGCCGTCACGCACCAGCCCGGCGCGCGTTACGTCCCCGCCGCGTTCGTCGGCGGCCGGCTCGACTGTCAGATCGCGCGCGACTTGCCGTTCCTGAGCACGCCGCTGCTGGTGCTGTGGGGCGAGCGCGCGAGCGTGCTCGCGCCCCGCTCGAACGCCGACGAGTTCCTCCGACTGACCCGCAACGCGCGCCTGGTCACCTTCGCGAACTCGGGCCTGCTCCCGCACGAAGAAGAGCCCGAGCTCGTCGACGAGGCGCTGGCGGCATTTCTCGCCGTCCCGCACGCCGCCGCCTGA
- a CDS encoding prepilin-type N-terminal cleavage/methylation domain-containing protein — translation MASTRTAERGFTLLEVLVCVGVLVAAGAASAGAFAAVAREATPGTVRDLALMAGENALARARAAVAYASSPSADGTTLLADRSWGLIPGQTDLVAGGELQAPATCGTSAPLVLRLPIAATYDATTQRFTVVVTYPRDPCALAGDGSIPAGDAQTLTLGETLPPSVYPPGQTLTRAVATPARM, via the coding sequence GTGGCTTCTACACGAACGGCTGAGCGGGGCTTCACGCTGCTCGAGGTGCTGGTGTGCGTCGGCGTGCTGGTCGCGGCCGGAGCCGCGAGCGCCGGCGCGTTCGCCGCCGTCGCGCGCGAGGCGACGCCGGGGACCGTGCGCGATCTCGCGTTGATGGCCGGTGAGAACGCGCTGGCGCGAGCGCGCGCCGCCGTCGCCTACGCGTCCTCGCCGAGCGCCGACGGGACGACGCTGTTGGCCGACCGCTCGTGGGGACTGATCCCGGGCCAGACCGACCTCGTCGCCGGCGGCGAGCTGCAGGCTCCGGCGACGTGCGGGACGAGCGCTCCGCTCGTGCTCAGGCTGCCGATCGCCGCGACGTACGACGCGACGACGCAGCGCTTCACCGTCGTCGTCACCTATCCGCGCGATCCGTGCGCGCTCGCCGGGGACGGAAGCATTCCGGCGGGCGACGCGCAGACGCTCACGCTCGGCGAGACGCTGCCGCCGTCGGTCTATCCGCCGGGCCAGACGCTCACGCGCGCCGTCGCGACGCCGGCGCGCATGTGA
- a CDS encoding dynamin family protein, whose protein sequence is MADPLERYRAARDDVAGALDELRALLTSAARWHDADDDAAALERTAVRLRDGRFVLAVVGEFSSGKSFLLNALLGKVEFEERSGGRRIVGLLATDINPSTATITELSYAAEESATAVYPNGREERVPLGRLARFVAVGEEGKLHDATDADDSSAPALVRVGVDSPFLQVGFVVADTPGLASINPAHRRATLSYLPGADAVLYLIDTQQPFTEGDASFLGIIRRYIESVFIVQTKIDLWRMREGDREAWQSAAQRIVAQAALHAPGTPVFPLSAREYAEGLLTGDEHLLAQSRFREFFGALDASLVATTGRSRLRRAAAEARRVATRAADALTFDAEALETDAHTLRTRRGTVVPALDAFDAAAADARTALEQTGTSVADALRGHGEQMRAGLVRTLLRAFDTADVARLRDRAKLHILVDDVLASAIGRFAGDAAELVAKRLRDQTRAASGAVVAAARAADANGTLAPLLDGIAAERLPVTEDAARAFGADPASGAWSTDLETGLRSSIVLGALGGPAVGLVDAIARRFAAAPPGTYMKRELVADLDADIYPAFDAELAAYVEGIATRVAAVGAGLGARLGLLAPRVREEALAPLDRALAAHAGGTDRAAAASAARERAGAARALATRIETRTEAFARESRVDRAERADPSIPLDPDAGRERLVPAETARFDPATYEHGLRPERWRVAVLGAFKRGKSSLINAFAGERVLPDEGSEVEMRFPVHVRYGPEHRVYALGDDAGWNPISVGDALDAATRTPLLIETPWSLPPQLVLVHVPAFDSGNPLAGEIVRAAASAASEIVALFSRQLSDRELELYGRVNELGKPMTFVHTMADHEDAAERRNVVMLADRYLRERAIVPQRVFTVSTQEYREARAAGRAPAGWNELVALRETLQAHAEEHMARLARAERERAERERLAAAAVPSELPADRSSFLGRLFGRR, encoded by the coding sequence ATGGCTGACCCGCTAGAGCGCTATCGTGCGGCGCGGGACGACGTCGCCGGAGCGCTCGACGAGCTGCGCGCGCTGCTGACCAGCGCGGCGCGCTGGCACGACGCCGACGACGACGCGGCGGCGCTCGAACGGACCGCGGTCCGGCTGCGCGACGGGCGCTTCGTCCTCGCCGTCGTCGGCGAGTTCTCCAGCGGGAAGTCCTTCCTGCTCAACGCGCTGTTGGGCAAGGTCGAGTTCGAGGAGCGCTCCGGCGGGCGCCGCATCGTCGGCCTGCTGGCGACCGACATCAATCCCTCGACGGCGACGATCACCGAGCTCTCGTACGCGGCCGAGGAGAGCGCGACGGCCGTCTACCCCAACGGCCGCGAGGAGCGCGTCCCGCTCGGCCGGCTGGCGCGCTTCGTCGCCGTCGGCGAAGAGGGGAAGCTGCACGACGCGACCGACGCCGACGACTCGAGCGCGCCCGCGCTGGTGCGGGTGGGCGTCGATTCGCCGTTTCTGCAGGTCGGTTTCGTGGTCGCCGACACGCCGGGCCTGGCTTCGATCAACCCCGCCCACCGGCGCGCGACGCTTTCGTATCTGCCGGGCGCCGACGCCGTCCTCTACCTGATCGACACGCAGCAGCCGTTCACCGAAGGCGACGCGTCGTTCTTGGGCATCATCCGCCGCTACATCGAGTCGGTCTTCATCGTGCAGACGAAGATCGATCTGTGGCGCATGCGCGAAGGCGATCGCGAAGCGTGGCAATCGGCCGCGCAGCGCATCGTCGCGCAGGCGGCGTTGCACGCGCCGGGCACGCCGGTCTTCCCGCTCTCCGCGCGCGAGTACGCCGAAGGGCTGCTGACCGGCGACGAGCATCTGCTGGCGCAGAGCCGCTTCCGCGAGTTCTTCGGCGCGCTCGACGCCTCGCTGGTCGCCACCACCGGGCGCTCGCGGTTACGGCGGGCGGCCGCCGAGGCACGCCGCGTCGCCACCCGCGCCGCCGACGCGCTGACCTTCGACGCCGAAGCGCTCGAGACGGACGCGCACACGCTGCGCACGCGCCGCGGCACGGTCGTCCCCGCGCTCGATGCGTTCGACGCGGCCGCCGCGGACGCGCGGACGGCGCTCGAGCAGACCGGGACCTCGGTCGCCGACGCGCTGCGCGGGCACGGCGAACAGATGCGCGCCGGGCTCGTGCGCACCTTGCTGCGCGCGTTCGACACCGCCGACGTCGCACGGCTGCGCGATCGCGCCAAGCTGCACATCCTGGTCGACGACGTGTTGGCCAGCGCGATCGGGCGCTTCGCCGGCGACGCCGCCGAGCTGGTCGCGAAGCGGCTGCGCGACCAGACGCGCGCGGCCTCGGGCGCCGTCGTCGCCGCGGCCCGCGCGGCCGACGCGAACGGCACGTTGGCGCCGCTGCTCGACGGGATCGCGGCCGAACGGCTGCCGGTGACCGAAGACGCGGCGCGTGCGTTCGGCGCCGATCCGGCCAGCGGCGCCTGGAGCACCGACCTCGAGACCGGCCTGCGCTCGTCGATCGTGCTGGGCGCGCTCGGCGGTCCCGCCGTCGGCCTGGTGGACGCCATCGCGCGCCGCTTCGCCGCCGCGCCGCCCGGCACGTACATGAAGCGCGAGCTGGTCGCGGATCTCGACGCCGACATCTACCCCGCCTTCGACGCCGAGCTGGCCGCCTACGTCGAGGGGATCGCGACGCGCGTCGCGGCGGTCGGCGCGGGGCTGGGCGCACGGCTGGGCCTGCTCGCGCCGCGGGTGCGCGAAGAGGCGCTGGCACCGCTCGATCGCGCGCTGGCCGCGCACGCCGGCGGCACCGATCGTGCCGCGGCGGCGAGCGCGGCGCGCGAACGGGCCGGCGCGGCGCGCGCGCTGGCGACCCGCATCGAGACCCGCACCGAAGCGTTCGCGCGCGAGAGCCGCGTCGACCGTGCCGAGCGCGCCGACCCGTCCATTCCGCTCGATCCCGACGCCGGACGCGAGCGCCTCGTGCCGGCCGAGACCGCCCGCTTCGATCCGGCGACCTACGAGCACGGCTTACGCCCCGAGCGCTGGCGCGTCGCGGTGCTCGGCGCGTTCAAGCGCGGCAAGTCGAGCCTCATCAACGCCTTCGCCGGCGAACGCGTGCTGCCCGACGAAGGCAGCGAGGTCGAGATGCGCTTCCCCGTCCACGTGCGCTACGGTCCCGAGCATCGCGTCTACGCGCTCGGCGACGACGCCGGCTGGAATCCGATCTCCGTCGGCGACGCGCTCGACGCGGCGACGCGCACGCCGCTGCTGATCGAGACGCCGTGGTCGCTGCCGCCGCAGCTGGTGCTGGTGCACGTGCCGGCGTTCGACTCGGGCAATCCGCTGGCGGGCGAGATCGTGCGCGCCGCCGCGTCGGCGGCGAGCGAGATCGTGGCGCTCTTCTCGCGGCAGCTCTCCGACCGCGAGCTCGAGCTCTACGGCCGCGTCAACGAGCTCGGCAAGCCGATGACGTTCGTGCACACCATGGCCGACCACGAAGACGCCGCCGAACGCCGCAACGTCGTCATGTTGGCCGATCGCTACCTGCGCGAGCGGGCCATCGTACCGCAGCGCGTCTTCACCGTCTCGACCCAAGAGTATCGCGAAGCGCGGGCCGCGGGCCGCGCGCCGGCCGGGTGGAACGAGCTGGTGGCGCTGCGCGAGACGCTGCAGGCGCACGCCGAGGAGCACATGGCGCGCCTGGCGCGCGCCGAGCGCGAACGGGCGGAACGCGAACGGCTCGCCGCCGCCGCGGTTCCCAGCGAATTGCCAGCCGACCGATCGTCGTTCCTGGGACGCCTCTTCGGACGACGGTAG
- the glnA gene encoding type I glutamate--ammonia ligase, with amino-acid sequence MGRFDFPPAHEPREKPAAKKPKEIVDFIKEHGIKMVDIKFIDVPGMWQHTTVPAEQMDEAAFEAGIGFDGSSIRGFQAIHESDMILKPDVSTACVDTFRSVPTLSVICDVYDPVAKGLYAKDPRNIARRAEAYLKETGIADVAYFGPEAEFFILDNVVYENSGNRSGYEIDSVEGHWNSANTDGQNLGYTIRPKEGYYPVSPSDTLTDVRSEMALVLKDWGIDVEMQHHEVGTAGQAEIDFRFGDLLTTADNVMAFKYVVKNVARSHGKTVTFMPKPLFGDNGSGMHVHQSLWKGGKPLFYDAAGYAECSELMLFYIGGLLTHIDSLLAFCAPTTNSYKRLVPHYEAPVNVAFSARNRSAAVRIPMFFQGNPKAKRLEFRPPDPSSNPYLAFSALLCAGIDGIKKKIDPTKAGFGPLDTNIYDLDPEAAKGIRSVPGSLRESLDALKNDHEYLTTGGVFTEEFIQEWIDYKVERELKPVEIRPHPYEFFLYYDV; translated from the coding sequence ATGGGACGTTTTGACTTTCCTCCAGCCCACGAGCCGCGCGAGAAGCCGGCGGCCAAGAAACCCAAAGAGATCGTCGACTTCATCAAAGAGCACGGCATCAAGATGGTCGACATCAAATTCATCGACGTCCCGGGGATGTGGCAGCACACCACCGTGCCGGCCGAACAGATGGACGAGGCCGCGTTCGAGGCCGGCATCGGGTTCGACGGTTCGTCGATCCGCGGCTTCCAGGCGATCCACGAGTCGGACATGATCCTCAAGCCGGACGTCTCCACCGCCTGCGTCGACACGTTCCGCTCGGTCCCGACGCTCTCGGTGATCTGCGACGTCTACGATCCGGTCGCGAAGGGGCTCTACGCGAAGGACCCGCGCAACATCGCGCGCCGCGCCGAAGCGTATCTCAAGGAAACGGGGATCGCGGACGTGGCCTACTTCGGCCCGGAGGCGGAGTTCTTCATCCTCGACAACGTCGTGTACGAGAACAGCGGCAACCGTTCGGGCTACGAGATCGACTCGGTCGAGGGCCATTGGAACAGCGCCAACACCGACGGCCAGAACCTCGGCTACACGATCCGGCCGAAGGAAGGCTACTATCCGGTTTCACCGTCGGATACGCTGACCGACGTGCGCAGCGAGATGGCGCTGGTCCTCAAGGACTGGGGCATCGACGTCGAGATGCAGCATCACGAGGTCGGTACCGCCGGCCAGGCCGAGATCGACTTCCGATTCGGCGACCTGCTCACGACCGCCGACAACGTCATGGCGTTCAAGTACGTGGTCAAGAACGTCGCGCGCTCGCACGGCAAGACGGTCACCTTCATGCCCAAGCCACTCTTCGGCGACAACGGCTCGGGCATGCACGTCCACCAGTCGCTCTGGAAGGGCGGCAAGCCGCTGTTCTACGATGCGGCCGGTTACGCCGAGTGCAGCGAGCTGATGCTGTTCTACATCGGCGGCCTGCTCACGCACATCGACTCGCTGCTCGCGTTCTGTGCGCCGACGACCAACTCGTACAAGCGGCTGGTTCCGCACTACGAGGCGCCGGTGAACGTCGCGTTCTCGGCTCGCAACCGCTCCGCCGCCGTGCGCATCCCGATGTTCTTCCAGGGCAACCCGAAGGCCAAGCGTCTCGAGTTCCGTCCGCCCGATCCGAGCTCGAACCCGTACCTGGCCTTCTCGGCGCTGCTGTGCGCCGGCATCGACGGCATCAAGAAGAAGATCGACCCGACCAAGGCCGGCTTCGGACCGCTCGACACCAACATCTACGACCTCGACCCCGAGGCGGCCAAGGGGATCCGCAGCGTGCCGGGCTCGCTGCGCGAGTCGCTCGACGCGCTCAAGAACGACCACGAGTACCTGACGACGGGCGGCGTGTTCACCGAGGAGTTCATCCAGGAATGGATCGACTACAAGGTCGAGCGCGAGCTCAAGCCGGTCGAGATCCGGCCCCACCCCTACGAGTTCTTCCTCTACTACGACGTCTAG
- a CDS encoding outer membrane beta-barrel protein, whose protein sequence is MKILAAAFLAACTLMAIPAIAQQAAPSPSPAAAAPAASASPVPTPSPTPTPTWQGAGFVAASYNSPSTGNVSGPHTAFDFANGGLSRVFDTQSDELMLNAMNYTVTRNGPIGGKLEVTAGSNANVIASYPTLPNNSFDVTQLYVDATSGLFTLQVGKFETLAGAEVIEDPNDVNISRSILFGYAVPFTHTGVRLTFAPSSLFTFIVGANNGWDNLKGNGLGSPTAEVSAAYNGAVISGSVNGYFGTERVSDSAWTTDAAEPTGSRQLIDVVATYHVTPKLTLQGNFDTGSQGNAPILDGAGLPVTSGGGVPITGLATWNGVAGYAEYAFTSSFSAALRAETFNDAEGYRTGYDQQWKETTVTLSYTPPGASMLTFRLEGRADVSNQGVWLTPGGLLTNNLQSVAGQVLIKF, encoded by the coding sequence TTGAAAATCCTGGCTGCGGCGTTTCTCGCCGCGTGCACGCTGATGGCGATCCCTGCGATCGCGCAGCAGGCCGCCCCGTCGCCCAGTCCAGCCGCGGCGGCCCCGGCTGCCAGCGCCAGTCCGGTTCCCACTCCGTCGCCGACGCCGACGCCGACGTGGCAAGGTGCGGGCTTCGTCGCGGCGTCGTACAACTCACCATCGACTGGCAACGTCAGCGGCCCACACACCGCGTTCGACTTCGCGAACGGCGGCCTCTCGCGCGTCTTCGACACGCAGAGCGACGAGCTGATGCTCAACGCCATGAACTACACCGTGACGCGCAACGGCCCGATCGGCGGCAAGCTCGAGGTCACCGCCGGCAGCAACGCCAACGTCATCGCCTCGTACCCGACGTTGCCGAACAACTCGTTCGACGTCACGCAGCTCTACGTCGACGCGACGAGCGGACTGTTCACGCTGCAGGTCGGCAAGTTCGAGACGCTCGCCGGGGCCGAGGTCATCGAGGATCCGAACGACGTCAACATCTCGCGCTCGATCTTGTTCGGCTACGCGGTCCCGTTCACGCACACCGGGGTGCGGCTCACCTTCGCGCCCTCGTCGCTCTTCACGTTCATCGTCGGTGCCAACAACGGTTGGGACAACCTCAAGGGCAACGGTTTGGGGAGTCCGACCGCCGAGGTGTCGGCGGCTTACAACGGAGCGGTGATCTCCGGCTCGGTGAACGGCTACTTCGGCACCGAACGGGTCAGCGACAGCGCCTGGACGACCGATGCCGCCGAGCCCACCGGGTCGCGCCAGCTGATCGACGTCGTGGCGACGTATCACGTGACGCCCAAGCTCACGCTGCAAGGGAACTTCGACACCGGCTCGCAGGGCAACGCCCCGATCCTCGACGGCGCCGGCTTGCCGGTGACCAGCGGCGGCGGCGTGCCGATCACGGGCCTGGCCACCTGGAACGGCGTCGCGGGGTACGCCGAGTACGCGTTCACCTCGTCGTTCTCGGCCGCGCTGCGCGCGGAGACGTTCAACGACGCGGAGGGCTATCGCACCGGCTACGACCAGCAGTGGAAGGAGACCACCGTGACGCTCTCCTACACGCCGCCGGGCGCGTCGATGCTGACCTTCCGGCTCGAGGGACGCGCGGACGTCTCCAACCAAGGCGTCTGGCTGACGCCCGGCGGACTGCTGACCAACAACCTGCAGAGCGTGGCGGGGCAAGTCCTCATCAAGTTCTAG
- a CDS encoding helical backbone metal receptor: MLLVPVLLAAASLRIVSLAPALTEDLFAIGAGPQVVATDVFSNRPAAARRLPHVGGMRDVDAEAVLTHRPGLVVGVPYEAAQLADVRRAGLRTVALPLDDLGDDLRAIRTLGALTGHRVAAARLVAAIRARLGAAHARAARGRRLRVFVSLGSMGTAGGGSYVDDLLGLANLDNVAHDVHRPWLTYAAEQLVAAQPDVVVLPVPGPPLVGEPWAHLDAVRAGRIVRIPQDDLLRPGPRVADVLDDLVAGVARWR; the protein is encoded by the coding sequence TTGCTCCTCGTCCCCGTGCTGCTGGCGGCGGCCAGCCTGCGCATCGTCTCTCTCGCCCCCGCGCTGACCGAAGATCTGTTCGCGATCGGTGCCGGGCCGCAGGTCGTCGCGACCGACGTGTTCTCGAACCGTCCGGCCGCGGCACGGCGCCTGCCGCACGTCGGCGGCATGCGCGACGTCGATGCCGAGGCGGTGCTGACCCATCGTCCGGGGCTGGTCGTCGGCGTGCCGTACGAAGCGGCGCAGCTGGCCGACGTGCGGCGCGCCGGTCTGCGCACCGTCGCGCTGCCGCTCGACGACCTCGGCGACGACCTGCGCGCGATCCGGACGCTCGGCGCGCTCACCGGTCACCGCGTCGCCGCGGCGCGGCTGGTCGCGGCGATTCGCGCGCGGCTCGGCGCGGCGCACGCCCGTGCGGCGCGCGGCCGGCGCCTGCGCGTCTTCGTCTCGCTGGGCTCGATGGGCACGGCCGGCGGCGGCTCGTACGTCGACGACCTGCTCGGCTTGGCGAACCTCGACAACGTCGCGCACGACGTGCACCGCCCGTGGCTGACGTACGCGGCCGAGCAGCTCGTCGCCGCGCAGCCCGACGTCGTCGTCCTGCCGGTGCCGGGCCCGCCGCTGGTCGGCGAGCCGTGGGCGCACTTGGACGCCGTGCGTGCCGGCCGGATCGTGCGCATCCCGCAGGACGACCTGTTGCGACCGGGACCGCGTGTCGCGGACGTGCTCGACGATCTCGTGGCGGGTGTCGCACGGTGGCGGTGA
- a CDS encoding prepilin-type N-terminal cleavage/methylation domain-containing protein, with product MRGEAGFSLIEVLLAAALFVTVALGAFETLRQLSSGASHLAARHLAYAGLERLSGTLRAEARSATAIWSSAPAASAAYDGCVQLDFYTADAGGPRFWSYRAFPHHASDDAVPPDALERLAAAAPIAACDPSLSGAIVLHGLQSAPTVTAVAPNLLAAHADAYLRTPDSGFVAASVPATAPIPVGVLDANGNPVAGGNTVLELRLDTGDASRVLDLVAGAFPNGFTEVLQYTCSARCDVGHDAGGAKTLTACAMSWQTAWSEYVVWNDATTSADGSLTFPGGWFIAGDFVFTYSGTRASDGGTDTFVQSDPATNWDATRNYVSDPPNLPTPAGTWAGSFAPWNVVAEAPAAWLNDFGPYLAAGELTAVDADQARCAAVQAQGSSGGFYTNG from the coding sequence GTGCGCGGGGAGGCCGGGTTCTCGCTGATCGAGGTCCTGCTGGCGGCGGCGTTGTTCGTGACCGTCGCGCTGGGCGCGTTCGAGACGCTGCGGCAGCTCAGCAGCGGCGCGAGCCATCTGGCGGCGCGCCATCTCGCCTACGCCGGGCTGGAGCGGTTGAGCGGGACGCTGCGCGCCGAGGCCCGCAGCGCGACGGCGATCTGGTCGAGCGCGCCGGCGGCGAGCGCCGCCTACGACGGCTGCGTGCAGCTCGACTTCTACACCGCCGACGCCGGCGGCCCACGCTTTTGGAGCTATCGCGCGTTTCCGCACCACGCGTCGGACGATGCGGTGCCCCCCGACGCGCTCGAACGGCTGGCGGCCGCCGCGCCGATCGCGGCGTGCGATCCGAGCCTGAGCGGCGCGATCGTGCTGCATGGCCTGCAAAGCGCGCCCACCGTCACCGCCGTCGCGCCGAACCTGCTCGCCGCGCACGCCGACGCGTACCTTCGCACGCCGGACTCGGGCTTCGTCGCGGCGAGCGTGCCGGCGACCGCACCGATCCCGGTCGGCGTGCTCGACGCGAACGGCAACCCGGTCGCGGGCGGCAACACGGTGCTCGAGCTGCGGCTCGACACGGGTGACGCATCGCGCGTGCTCGACCTGGTCGCCGGCGCGTTCCCGAACGGGTTCACCGAGGTGTTGCAATACACGTGCAGCGCGCGCTGTGACGTCGGCCACGATGCCGGCGGCGCCAAGACGTTAACCGCCTGCGCGATGAGCTGGCAGACGGCGTGGAGCGAGTACGTCGTGTGGAACGACGCGACGACCAGCGCCGACGGCTCGCTGACGTTCCCGGGCGGGTGGTTCATCGCCGGCGATTTCGTCTTCACCTACAGCGGCACGCGCGCGTCGGACGGCGGGACCGACACGTTCGTGCAGAGCGATCCCGCCACCAACTGGGACGCGACGCGCAACTACGTCAGCGACCCGCCGAACCTGCCGACTCCGGCGGGAACGTGGGCCGGCAGCTTCGCGCCGTGGAACGTCGTCGCGGAAGCGCCGGCGGCGTGGCTGAACGACTTCGGGCCGTATCTGGCCGCCGGCGAGCTGACGGCGGTCGACGCCGATCAAGCGCGCTGCGCCGCCGTGCAGGCGCAAGGGAGCAGCGGTGGCTTCTACACGAACGGCTGA